In one window of Macaca thibetana thibetana isolate TM-01 chromosome 5, ASM2454274v1, whole genome shotgun sequence DNA:
- the NEIL3 gene encoding endonuclease 8-like 3, with amino-acid sequence MVEGPGCTLNGEKIRARVLPGQAVTGVRGSALRSLQGRALPLAASTAVVSPQASALNNNDASSLFNGYVYSGVETLGKELFMYFGPKAFRIHFGMKGSIMINPLECKYKNGASPVLEVQLTKDLICFFDSSVELRNSMESQRRVGMMKELDVCSPEFSFLRAENEVKKQKGRMLGDVLMDQNVLPGVGNIIKNEALFDSGLHPAVKVCQLTDEQTHHLVKMIRDFSILFYRCRKAGLAVSKHYKVYKRPNCGQCHCRITVCRFGDNNRMTYFCPRCQKENPQHVDIRRLPTRNTIISWTSSRVDHVMDSVAQKSEEQWTCVVCTLINKPSSKACDACLTSRPIDSVLKNEENSTVFSHLMKYPCNTFGKPHTEVKINRKTAFGTTTLVLTDFSNKSSTLEIKKKQNQTLDKEFQNSPPTNVCLKDTQHPSKKRTNNITQLSSKVNIAPTISSESKLFSPAHKKLKTAHCSSPDLKSCNPGYSSSELQINVTDGPRTLNPDGPRCSKHSRLCVLRVVRKDGENKGRQFYACPLPREAQCGFFEWADLSFPFCNHGKRSIMKTVLKIGPNNGKNFFVCPLGKEKQCNFFQWAENGPGMKIIPGC; translated from the exons GCTTCTGCACTGAATAATAATGATGCCAGCAGCCTGTTTAATGGATACGTTTACAGTGGCGTGGAAACTTTGGGGAAGGAGCTCTTTATGTACTTTGGACCAAAAGCTTTCCG GATTCATTTCGGAATGAAAGGCTCCATCATGATTAATCCACTTGAgtgtaaatataaaaatggagCTTCTCCTGTTTTGGAAGTGCAGCTCACCAAAGATTTGATTTGTTTCTTTGACTCATCAGTTGAACTcag AAACTCAATGGAAAGCCAACGGAGAGTAGGAATGATGAAAGAATTAGATGTATGTTCACCTGAATTTAGTTTCTTGAGAGCGGAAAATGAAGTTAAGAAACAGAAAGGCCGGATGCTAGGTGATGTGCTAATGGATCAGAACGTATTGCCTGGAGTAGGGAACATCATCAAAAATGAAGCTCTCTTTGACAGTGGTCTCCACCCAGCTGTTAAA GTTTGTCAATTAACGGATGAACAGACCCATCACCTTGTGAAAATGATACGTGATTTCAGCATTCTCTTTTACAGG tgccgTAAAGCAGGACTTGCTGTCTCTAAACACTATAAAGTTTACAAGCGTCCTAATTGTGGCCAGTGCCACTGCAGAATAACTGTGTGCCGCTTTGGGGACAATAACAGAATGACATATTTCTGTCCTCGCTGtcaaaaagaaaatcctcaaCATGTTGACATACG cAGGCTACCGACTAGAAATACTATAATCAGTTGGACATCTAGCAGGGTGGATCATGTTATGGACTCTGTGGCTCAGAAGTCTGAAGAGCAGTGGACCTGTGTGGTGTGTACTTTAATCAATAAGCCCTCTTCTAAGGCATGTGATGCTTGCTTGACCTCAAGGCCTATTG ATTCAGTGctcaagaatgaagaaaattctaCTGTCTTTAGCCACTTAATGAAGTACCCGTGTAATACTTTTGGAAAACCTCATACAGAAGTCAAGATCAACAGAAAAACCGCATTTGGAACTACAACTCTTGTCTTGACTGATTTTAGCAATAAATCCAGTactctggaaataaaaaaaaagcaaaaccagacaCTAGATAAGGAGTTTCAAAACTCTCCTCCTACTAATGTCTGTTTGAAGGATACACAGCACCCCTCCAAGAAGAGAACAAACAATATAACTCAACTCTCCAGCAAAGTAAACATAGCACCTACAATCAGTTCAGAATCTAAATTATTCAGTCCAGcacataaaaaactaaaaacagccCACTGCTCATCACCAGATCTTAAAAGCTGCAACCCTGGATATTCTAGCAG TGAACTTCAAATTAATGTGACAGATGGCCCTCGTACCTTAAATCCTGACGGCCCTCGCTGCAGTAAACACAGCCGCCTCTGCGTTCTCCGAGTTGTGAGGAAGGATGGCGAAAACAAGGGCAGGCAGTTCTATGCCTGTCCTCTACCTAGAGAAGCACAATGTGGATTTTTTGAA TGGGCAGATTTGTCCTTCCCATTCTGCAACCATGGCAAACGTTCCATCATGAAAACAGTATTGAAGATTGGACCTAACAATGgaaagaatttttttgtgtgtcctcttggGAAGGAAAAACAATGCAATTTTTTCCAGTGGGCAGAAAATGGGCCAGGAATGAAAATTATTCCTGGATGCTAA